The Eubalaena glacialis isolate mEubGla1 chromosome 3, mEubGla1.1.hap2.+ XY, whole genome shotgun sequence nucleotide sequence AAGGGAGCCCCTACGACCCCCAGGAGACCCGGCGGCCCTACCAGAGATCAAGCCCAGATGTAAAAGGCAGGGTAGGGGGACGGCCAGAGGTACGAGGGCCCAGAGACACGACCACACAGACGGTGTGGGTGACAACCCCAGGGAAACTCACTTTGCTCTGGGCTAGTGAAGGCTCCTTgccggggctggggctgggaggccaAGACACAGGCCCCTGGAgaccctgggtggggaggggccgtCTCAGAGGGCAGAGGGTGCAGAGGGGCACGTGGCCGAGGTGAGTCCAGGTGGCTCCTCCCTGCCTGCGTCTGCTTCCTTCCCCCAGGCAGTAACAACTGAAGCTGACTTGTGCTGGGTGTTTTCAGAATAGGAGCTCATTTATCTTCCCAACAACCCAGGGATAAATGAAAAGatagcccattttacaggtgaggaaacaggtacCAGAGGGTAAGCGAACGCGTCTAACCACTAGCAGGTAAAGAATGGTCAAACATGGCTCCTCGAGCCTCTCCTTGCGGTCTGAACCCCCTGCCTGTGTggtctcctgggggtggggggctgagcCCACCCAGACCGGGTCCCAGAGCCCCGCCTGCCGGCCTGGGGTTCCGCCGACGCTTCCCAGCGGGGCACTCGCGGCCTTTCTCTCCTGCGTGCAGCCCGCcgccggggggtgggggcggggtggggactCCGCGACCCCCGCGGCCTCATCCACCACATGGCTGGTCCCAGCCACCCCGGCGGCGCCGGGGCAGTCAGCGCTCCCAGGGCTTTCTGCGCTGTTTGGGTCCCCACCGCCTGCTGCTGCCCGATGCCCGCGGCTTCCCAACGCTCCCAGCCCCGCACGCTCCTCTGGGGCTGCGCCTCTGGggccggggaggggagagggcggCCTGGCCTCGGGGGTGACAGCCCACAGACACACCCAGTGCAGCCGCCTCCCGCCCCACCCCGGGCGCCCCCGCAGATCGCTGAGAGGTCGGTTTCGCGccgggggtgggatgggggtgttcCAGAGGGCGAGGCTAGGGCCAGACTAGGTTGGcctcagaaaggagaaaaggcGTCTACACCGGGACCCCGGGCTGGGACCCCGGGAACTGGTGTTGGGTAAGGGGCCAGCCGGCGACCCCACCCACTGGGTAGGCCTAGCACCGAGGTGACCCTTCCGAGCTGCCAGTCGGCCCACTCCGCTGCTCCGAAAAGCCCAGCACGACTCTCCCAGGCCCCGCgcccacctgcccctgcccctcctccctcggGCCCTGTGGTCCCTTTCCACCCTGGGAATGCCACTTCCTCCCCGGGCCTTGAATATCTGCCTTCTTTCCTGGAACTCACCGCAAAGAAGCCGTCCAGACCACCCAGTCGAAAGAGGGGTTTCCTCTCCCCCAGCAACCTACccatttctttctgtctctggcaACTGCGACATAATTTTGCTTGTTTGCCGTCGCCCCCCGCGTCGGATTAGAGCCCGGGAGACGCTTCCTCAGCCCCAAGAGCAGGCCGGGTCTATCGTGGGCCTCAGGAGACATCTGTGGGATGCCGACAAGACGGCCGCCAGGCCACAGTGGGCTGGAACCCTCAGTACTCAAAAGACCAGAGTGCCGGCGCAAGGGAATTCAGAACGAAAACATCAAACGTGAAAATAAGCTTagccctctttttttccccacaatgcCGCTGTGaactaacaaacaaaattttaacaagtgtccctcattttttttaaaaaataaatttatttatttatggctgtgttgggtcttcgttgttgcacacgggctttctctagttgccggaccagggctcgaacccgtgtcccctgcattggcaggcggattcccaaccactgtgccaccagggaagcccgtcccTCATTTTTTGTGAGCCCTACTTTGCTGGTGCTTGGCTCACTGTTGGGTAATCTGGAAGAGAGTGACATCACCAGCGACCATGACATCACCCCATCTGGCTTGTGTCATCATCTACCTTAACCCTGAGACATCACCAGCCTGACCAGTGACAGCCTGACATTATGTTCCATGACGTCATCCTGCCTGACTGATGACGTCACTCCGCCCGCCTTGTGGCATCACCTTCATTGGTCCCGTGATGCCACTCTGCCTGTCTACGACCTTGGCCAGCCAGCCTCTCTCCTGCCCAGCGGCTGGTGTTCCACGTCCACCGTGTCAGGGGCCTCATGCAGGTGCTGCAGCCGGCGGGGGTCAGATTCGCAGGCCGCGCGGAGGCCCGAGGACCCGGCTGGGTCCGCGGAGAGCAGAGGCGCGCGGGCCGAGGCTCGCCGGCTCCTCGGGGGCGCCTCACCCGGTCCCCCTCGCGAATTTTCCTTTCAGATTTCCCGCGGCCCCCGCTCGCCCTGAAGGTGAGCCTCGCGCCTCCGCCCTCCCGGAGAGGTCCCCTCCCGGCGCACCGCTCGGAACGGGGGAGCGGGCGCGGCGACTTTCCCGCCTCGGCCCGGCGTGGCCAGAGGCGGGAGCGGGCGGGGTGCCCCAGTTCGCCTTTGTCGCCCGCGGGGTCGGTGGGCCGGGAGCGGACGCGTGACTGACAGCCGGCGGGGGCTGCGGCCGGGGGCGGGCTGCCCGGCGCCGGCAGCTCATTGGCTGGCGCGAGTGTGGGAAAGAACGCGGAGCCGGATTCACACGCCCCGCCGCGGCGCTTCCTTAAATAGCCAGGCGGCTGGCTACGCGCGCTCCGTCCCGGAGCCTGGAACCCGCGGGAGAGGGCCTCGGGAAGCCGTGCGTCCGGCCCGCCCTCGGCCCCGGGCGGCGCGGGGGCGCACCATGCCTGCCGACACCCCGGGGAAGCTGAGGGCCTCGCCGCGGGCGGGAGCGCCGGCCGGTGCCCGCCGGACCCCGGACCAGCCCCGGAGCGCGGCCGAGCACCGGAAGGTGGGGACCCGGCCGGACGCGGTTGGCAGGAGCGGGGGGGAGAGGGTAGCTGACGCCCGCGGGACTCAGCCGCTGCCGGCCCCGCAGTCCTCCAAGCCCGTCATGGAGAAGCGGCGCCGAGCGCGCATCAACGAGAGCCTCGCTCAGCTCCAGAGCCTCCTCCTGGACGCCCTCAGGAAAGAGGTGAGTCGGGGGTGGGAGGGCGAGATCGGGGAGCCTGGAATCCGGGCGCTCCTGGGCTGCCAGCCGCCCACACCGGCCCCGCCCCCAGAGCTCCCGCCGCTCGAAGCTGGAGAAGGCGGACATCCTGGAGCTGACCGTGAAGCACCTGCAGAGCCTGCGGCGCGTGCAGGTGACAGGTgagcgcgggcggcggcggcgagggGTCTGGGGCCGGAGCCGCCGCCACCGCGGGCCCCGACCACCTGTCCCCTGCCACCCCCGCAGCCGCCCTCCGCGCCGACCCGGCAGTCCTGGGCAAGTACCGCGCCGGCTTCCACGAGTGTCTGGCCGAGGTGAATCGCTTCCTGGCCGGCTGCGAGGGCGTCCCGGCCGACGTGCGGTCCCGCCTGCTCGGCCATCTGGCGACCTGCCTGGCCCGGCTGGGGCCCTCGCGCCGCCCGCTTCCACCGGCCCCCGCCGCCGAAGTTCTGGCGCCCGCGGTCTACGCgggccgcccgccgccgccggccTTCGACGGCCCCTGCCCCTTGCCGCGCTCCGGGGCGGTCTTGGCGCCGCCCTTCCTGCCGGGCCGGACGGGGGCGCCCCTCGCCGCCCCCGGGGCCGCGGCTCAGGGCCGGGGCGCACCCTGGAGGCCGTGGCTGCGGTGAGGTCGCGGCCCCAGAACCCGCTGAGACTGtgccagaaaatatttatttccagagACCGCGTCGGGAGTTTTGTTTTGCCGTCTTCGTGAAGGGTACAGTCCGGCAGAGGCCCAGCAGCGGGGTCGGCTGACGTCTTCGCGCGAGCGGGCAGGGCGGGCCGCGGGAGTTCTGCTCCCACCTGGGCCCGCAGGTGCCCGGCGCGCAGGTTCGGCCGGCCTTGCGTTTGCCTGTATCTCACTGCGCTGGAGCCGCGACCCGCCTTgaagtggggaggagggtgtGTGTGAGAGGTTCCTCGGGAGGCTCAGGCAGGACGGTGGCAGTCATCACGTTTTCCAGAACGTCTCCCAGTGTTGGGAGGCAGTCGTGCAGCATCACTGGGCATGTTCTTCCCCCACTCTCACTCTCGAGGACCCTGGAAGGTGGACACATGTATTTTCACACTGTTGTCTTGGTGCTGAGCTGTGGTGAGGGCTGACTGTCCCTGAAGCTTCGGTTCTGGCCTGTCCACCTCCTGCCTTCTTGTGGCTGAGCACCAAGCTGCCTGTGCCCGCCCGTGCGTCGAGCCTGCCCCAGGCCAGTGTCTGCCCAGGAGAGGGATGCCAGCAGGAGAGGGCATCTGAGTCCCAGGGGCAGGGAACGGGGGCCAGCCCGACAAAGGGCACTTAGTGCTGGGGCTCTTTTCCTGCCAGAGTCCAGCCCTGCTGTGTGCCCCATCCTGCCCTGAGAGGGGAGGTCCCCCTACAGTACGAAGGAACTGGCGTTGGTCCGGCCTACGCATCCGTCCTGAGCACTGGCTGTGTGTTCACCCTACAATACAGCGATCCTAGGCGGCGTTGGGcatcgcccccccccccactacgGGAGTCGCTGTCCTGTGGTCCCAGGCCTCCCCAGGCTGCTGCTGGGGGCTGTGCTCCAGGTGCGGTGAGGGGGTGGTCCAAGGCACGCAGCTGGGACTGCAGTGTCTCATCCTGAGCCCTCCTGAGGCTGAGGCAAGATCTGTTTCCCAACCACAGCCAAGTTCATCTGATGGTTGCCGGCCGCCTGCCTGGCCAGGGACCATCACGGAGGAGGAGGGTGAATCACTGCCAGGGCTGGCCTGCCCCTCCTCCAGTGGCCCCATCAGCTCCCGTGTCCGTGTCGTGTGCAAGGTTCACCTGCCCTCCTGGACTCAGCCGTGCACACCCGGCAGGGCCTGCCACATCCCACCAAGCCAGTTCCTCCCCGACCTCCAGCTGCCTGGCCCATCTCCTTGAGTGTCCAGGGCCCAGGCCAGTGGTCCTGGACAGTTGCAGCCATGCAGGCCAGGTGCCACACCCTCTGCACACAGGCcctggggaggctgggagagcTGGGTCACCAGCAGGACTGTGGGAGAGTTGCTGCTAACCAGCCTGGGAGGCCCTCCCAGCAGGAGAATTGTAGAGGGTCCATTTCAGAAACCAAAGTTGAGcttggttgggggaggggaactgCTCAGGGAGGGCCTCAGTGCAGGAGGGGAGGGCTGGCGGCTTTGGGATATGAAGCTGGGTGGGTGGGTCCGTGGGTAGGGGGAGCGCCCCACCTGGTGGCCAGAGAGAGAAGGGCTGCCCGGGAAGGTCACCTGGAACTTGGGTCATCACACTCTCCCTTCTCCAGGGAGAGGGTGGTGACAGTGCCAGACcagaccgcccccccccccgccccgctccgTCCCTGGGCCTTGCCCCCTCCCTTACTTCCTTACTTCCTGTTCCTGGTCATCTGTTCTCAAGACGCTATTGCCAAAGGGATCTTTGCACCGAGCGCCCTGTTAGCCCTCCAGGGACCTCAGGCTCTGAGGGAACCACACTGACCCTCAGACAGGCAAGCTCCTCCCGTCTCTATCCCTTTGTactcaccccccccccgccccgttctCTCCCCACTTTCTCACCTGAGGCAGCCACCCCAGGCCCCGAGGGCTCTGGAGGCCAGGGCCGTGTCTGTGTCACTCACTCCTGTCCCCAGCACCTGCTTGGAACAGGAAGACGCTCAGGTCAGGCTCAGGCCATACAGACCTCCTTAATTAGCTTGGATGAAAGAGGAGCCCGGAGGTTTGCAGAGGGTGTCGCCCTTGATTAGATTAGGGGCATGTGAGGAAGCACAGCCGGGCCGAGGCTGGctcccctccccaggctgccccTCAGCAGTATCCTTGTCTGTGGGAGGAGcccacacccctctccccactcagCCTGGACACCTGCGCCAGCCCCGGAGAGCTGGGCTGGGGTCTCCCCCTCACACCAGGggctcttcctcctcccaccctcccccctctTCCGCCCATTTCCTGCCCCCTCCCATGCCTCAGAGGGGCTCTGGGTAATTCCTCTGTCCCCCTCCACCCCTTCGGCTTGGCTTTTGTCTTGCAGACCTTCCCAGGAGAATAATAGAGGAAGCGTCTTCTCCGGtggctgtgggggtggggggagggggtgtgtgtgtgggagggatcAGAACTTCCTCCTCCTGCGGGGAGGGTGTGGCCAGCTGATCATTTCTCCTCCACTGGCGGGTGGAGCTTCATTCATCTGTGGCCTCCTTCCAGCCCAGTTCCTGGCAGGGACCAAgggtcaataaatgtttgctgagttcATGTGCAAGGTCAGGTGATCTGCCTACCTCTGTGGGTGTCTCAGCCCTGTGGAGCCCTGTGATGCTGGGCCCCTCTGTCTTGCCTGTGGGGTCAGGGCTTGGGGAACCAGACAATGACAGCAAGTCATAGGTGTTTGAAATCTGGAGAAAGAATTAGTCCTCATGGTGACAGAAGTCGGCCTGGCCAGGCCATGAAACCAGTCACTTGGGAatttggggtggggcagggcctggggctgctTGGAGCCCTGGCTTGTGAGAGGTGAGGccttagctcccccaccagaaCTCCTGTGGTTGCCCGAGTATCTCTAGGCCCCAGcagcctcttcccctcccctggcACGCACTGGCATGCCCTGGCTCCAGGACCTGCTCCCTTTTCCCGAGGAAGAAGCTGAGCCCAGAGGGTTCTGCAGCTGTGCCTGGCTACTCTCTGCTCCATGGAGCCCTGGGGGCCATACCCATCCTAGGATGCACCCTTGGGCAAGGAAGGAGGCCCTGGGGTTGACGGCCTCCCAGGAAGCCCCCAAGAGCCCCCACCTGGTATTCAGCCTTGTAAATGTACTGAGGTTGACCTGCGTGACCAGTAAGGTCCTGTAGAAGATGAGGTTGCAGGGGCATCCTGGCCTACCTCTTTGTCTCTCACATTCTCCACTCTGAGGGAGGCCAGCTGTTCTTTGCTATGGAGAGGCCAACAGAGTATGGTGTTTAGAAGCAGATCCTCCAGCCCTgtcgagccttcagatgagaccccagCCACTGCTGACATCTCAAGGGCAACCTTGAGAGACTGAgagccagaaccacccagctgagcggCTCCTCGACTCCTATCCCTCAGAAACTGTGCGagataataaatgtctgttgttttaaactgctgAATTGGAGGTTAATTCGTCATGCAGCTATAAATAACAATAATgttttatgtaaaattaaatataaataacaatagCAATAAACAACTAATGTGCCCACCGCCACCCAGGGCCACCACCACGTGCCCACTTGATGGGGCTGTGGAAGAGGTCAGGCGGGGTGGGACCCAGAAACAGCCGTTGAAGCTGTGGTGAGGAGCAGAGTGGGTTGGCCTGATGTCTGCCTGGAAGTCGCTTCCCTGTGAGCTCCAGCTGGGGGTGCAGGGAAGCCAAGGCCCATCCCTGTGGCttctgggcagggcagggggccaTTTCTGTTCTGGTAACTGACAGGGCATGGCGTTGGGGATTCATGGGCCCCAGACTTCAAACAAGGACAGGTGTGGGACATGCTCTGTGCTGAGACCCACAGAACCCAACCTGCCCTAGGGCCACACTGACCTGCCCTCAATGGGCATGTCAGCCCTTTTTGCAGCCTGGTATCTATGATGACCAAGAAGCAACTGGCTGCTGCTGCTTCAAAGGTATCTCTTCCTGGTGGACTGCCTGACCCTGACACCCATCTGGTGGCTTTGGGCTCCCACTTCAGAGAAGGAATCCCCATGTctgtgtggggaggtgggggcccACTTCCTGCCTTCCCATCCTTACCCACGAGTGGGCCAGaggctggtggggaggagggcttCCCCAGCTGCGCCCTTCCCCTCACCCATGGTCCCCTCAGCACCCCTTGCCTTGTCTAGCACAGTGGGGTAGGGCTCAGCAGCTCTGGGTGTGGGGAGGCAACTCTGTTCTCTCTTGGCCCCTACGCCCACCCCCCAACATATGAGCTGACCACGGCCTGGGCCATACACACACATCCAGGGGCCGGGGGCTGGCCGGGCTCCAGCTGgagcacccccagctcctggccctCCCTTTTCATGGCCTCTCAAGACCCCAGGCCTGTGGGGCCCTGGGCTTGGGCTTTCCCTGCCAACCTAAGGTCAGAAAAGTGTTAGGCAGGACCTGGCCaagcttcttcctcttcttggaTCAGGAGGCTGGCTCTGGACGAAATGCCAGGTGGGACAGGGCATCATCTGGCTGTGTGTACATGGGactttcttctctctgtgtccctaGGAGTTTGCTTTGTTGAATTAAGAGGTGAGGGTAACATCCCAGGACTGAGCTGACTGGTCTGCCCACTTGGAGTCTGCAATCTTTGGTCGGACTTTTCCAGAGCAGACACCAGGtccaatggactaaatgtttgtgtccacaACCCTCACCGCCCCCCGCCTTCCCTgctaattcatatgttgaaacctaccCCCCAAGGTGGTGGCCTTAAGAGGGGCCTCTGGGAGGGGATGGGGTCatggaatgggattagtgcccttacagaGGGACGAGACGGGAGAGCTTTCGCCCATTCTGtcggccatgtgaggacacagccggAAGGCAGGCTTCGTGCCTGGAAGAGGTCCTCATGGGAACCCGCCCGTGCTGGTACCAGCATCTGGGTCCATGAtgaatacatttctttcttttttttttttataaatttatttatttatttgtttttattttgggctgcattgggtcttcgttgctgcgtgtatgggctttctctatttgccgcgagcgggggctactcttcgttgcggtgcacgggcttctcattgtcgtggcttctctcggggcttctcttcattgcagagcacgggctctaggcacgtgggcttcagtagttgtggctcacgggctctagagcgcaggctcagtagttgtggcttgcagattctagagctcaggctcagtagttgtggtgcacgagctcagtagttgtggcgcgcaggctcagtagttgtggcgcacgggcttagttgctccgtggcatgtgggagcttcccggaccagggctcgaacccgtgtcctctgcactggcagacgtattctcaaccactgcgccacca carries:
- the HES4 gene encoding transcription factor HES-4 isoform X2, with the translated sequence MQVLQPAGVRFAGRAEARGPGWVRGEQRRAGRGSPAPRGRLTRSPSRIFLSDFPRPPLALKSSKPVMEKRRRARINESLAQLQSLLLDALRKEVSRGWEGEIGEPGIRALLGCQPPTPAPPPELPPLEAGEGGHPGADREAPAEPAARAGDSRPPRRPGSPGQVPRRLPRVSGRGESLPGRLRGRPGRRAVPPARPSGDLPGPAGALAPPASTGPRRRSSGARGLRGPPAAAGLRRPLPLAALRGGLGAALPAGPDGGAPRRPRGRGSGPGRTLEAVAAVRSRPQNPLRLCQKIFISRDRVGSFVLPSS
- the HES4 gene encoding transcription factor HES-4 isoform X1, encoding MPADTPGKLRASPRAGAPAGARRTPDQPRSAAEHRKVGTRPDAVGRSGGERVADARGTQPLPAPQSSKPVMEKRRRARINESLAQLQSLLLDALRKEVSRGWEGEIGEPGIRALLGCQPPTPAPPPELPPLEAGEGGHPGADREAPAEPAARAGDSRPPRRPGSPGQVPRRLPRVSGRGESLPGRLRGRPGRRAVPPARPSGDLPGPAGALAPPASTGPRRRSSGARGLRGPPAAAGLRRPLPLAALRGGLGAALPAGPDGGAPRRPRGRGSGPGRTLEAVAAVRSRPQNPLRLCQKIFISRDRVGSFVLPSS
- the HES4 gene encoding transcription factor HES-4 isoform X3, yielding MPADTPGKLRASPRAGAPAGARRTPDQPRSAAEHRKSSKPVMEKRRRARINESLAQLQSLLLDALRKEVSRGWEGEIGEPGIRALLGCQPPTPAPPPELPPLEAGEGGHPGADREAPAEPAARAGDSRPPRRPGSPGQVPRRLPRVSGRGESLPGRLRGRPGRRAVPPARPSGDLPGPAGALAPPASTGPRRRSSGARGLRGPPAAAGLRRPLPLAALRGGLGAALPAGPDGGAPRRPRGRGSGPGRTLEAVAAVRSRPQNPLRLCQKIFISRDRVGSFVLPSS
- the HES4 gene encoding transcription factor HES-4 isoform X4, whose amino-acid sequence is MPADTPGKLRASPRAGAPAGARRTPDQPRSAAEHRKVGTRPDAVGRSGGERVADARGTQPLPAPQSSKPVMEKRRRARINESLAQLQSLLLDALRKESSRRSKLEKADILELTVKHLQSLRRVQVTAALRADPAVLGKYRAGFHECLAEVNRFLAGCEGVPADVRSRLLGHLATCLARLGPSRRPLPPAPAAEVLAPAVYAGRPPPPAFDGPCPLPRSGAVLAPPFLPGRTGAPLAAPGAAAQGRGAPWRPWLR
- the HES4 gene encoding transcription factor HES-4 isoform X5, with protein sequence MPADTPGKLRASPRAGAPAGARRTPDQPRSAAEHRKSSKPVMEKRRRARINESLAQLQSLLLDALRKESSRRSKLEKADILELTVKHLQSLRRVQVTAALRADPAVLGKYRAGFHECLAEVNRFLAGCEGVPADVRSRLLGHLATCLARLGPSRRPLPPAPAAEVLAPAVYAGRPPPPAFDGPCPLPRSGAVLAPPFLPGRTGAPLAAPGAAAQGRGAPWRPWLR